A window of the Virgibacillus pantothenticus genome harbors these coding sequences:
- a CDS encoding cation diffusion facilitator family transporter, which yields MNHSDNLKKGEKGAWISIFAYIILAVSKIIVATIGNSDALRADGLNNATDVIASVAVLIGLKISRKPPDEDHHYGHFRAETIASLFAAFIMMLVGIQVIIDTFKSVWNQNFVQPDMLTAWTALAAAFIMLLVYVYNLRLSKAVASSALHAAAQDNRSDALVSIGAFIGIVGAQFGLFWLDPIAGLVVGFIICKTAWEIFKDATHTLTDGFDEKQIEKIRSSVEKVPGVKKLYDIKGRVHGNQAFIDITILVDPRLNVEESHAITERIEKQLYKKYHITHAQIHIEPYQTLDN from the coding sequence ATGAACCATTCGGATAACTTAAAAAAAGGAGAGAAAGGTGCCTGGATTAGCATCTTCGCATATATCATATTAGCCGTCAGTAAAATAATAGTTGCGACAATCGGAAATTCCGACGCTTTACGTGCGGACGGATTAAACAATGCAACGGATGTTATAGCTTCAGTTGCTGTTTTAATTGGATTAAAAATATCGCGCAAACCACCAGATGAAGATCATCACTATGGCCACTTTCGAGCAGAAACAATCGCTTCTTTATTCGCTGCTTTTATCATGATGCTAGTCGGGATTCAAGTAATTATTGATACGTTCAAATCCGTGTGGAATCAAAATTTTGTCCAGCCAGATATGCTAACAGCGTGGACAGCACTAGCTGCTGCTTTCATTATGCTGCTCGTCTACGTTTATAATTTACGTCTATCTAAAGCCGTTGCCAGTTCAGCTTTACATGCGGCCGCTCAGGATAACCGTTCAGACGCATTAGTAAGTATTGGAGCGTTTATTGGTATCGTTGGTGCTCAGTTTGGCTTATTTTGGCTTGATCCAATTGCAGGATTAGTCGTCGGATTCATTATTTGTAAAACTGCCTGGGAGATTTTTAAAGATGCTACACATACGTTAACAGATGGCTTTGATGAAAAACAAATAGAGAAAATACGATCCAGTGTAGAAAAGGTTCCAGGTGTGAAAAAATTGTATGACATAAAGGGTAGAGTTCACGGAAATCAGGCATTTATCGACATTACAATTTTGGTTGACCCTCGCCTTAACGTTGAAGAAAGCCATGCTATTACAGAAAGAATTGAAAAACAACTATATAAGAAGTACCATATTACACATGCGCAAATCCATATTGAACCTTACCAAACCTTAGATAATTAA
- a CDS encoding IDEAL domain-containing protein, whose protein sequence is MKKQKIVFQFYRYNGKRIKAKREITFELRLSSRLLLDEICFNYNKALLEEQINRSIDEGNKDDFLKWSEAYKTFIWE, encoded by the coding sequence ATGAAAAAGCAGAAGATTGTATTTCAATTTTATCGTTACAATGGAAAAAGGATAAAAGCGAAGCGGGAAATTACGTTTGAATTACGATTGTCTAGTCGTCTGCTTTTGGATGAAATATGCTTTAATTATAATAAAGCGCTTCTTGAGGAACAGATTAATCGTTCCATTGATGAAGGAAATAAGGATGATTTTTTAAAATGGAGCGAAGCGTATAAAACCTTCATTTGGGAATAG
- a CDS encoding MFS transporter, translated as MKKKTTLSWVLYDFGNSAFATTVMAAILPVFYYDVAAVGANQELAASFWGYSQSFAVLIVAILAPILGAISDYSAAKKKFLRFFAYMGMIASILLAFVGEGDYIFASLLLIVGTVGFSGGNVFYDAFLPEIAKEKEIDKVSAAGFAWGYIGGGILLAINILMILKHDWFGIPNATAASQIAFVTVGVWWFIFSLPLFRNIQEEKKHTEKRDRSYVAIGFSRVSSTFKDLKHYKQLLIFLLAFWLYNDGISTIIKMATIYGRDIGIDGNSLIIALLITQFVGIPCTFFFGWLAKKITAKKALVLSLYVYTGIVLLGYFMSSALHFYLLAICVGIVQGGAQSLSRSIYGRMVPEHKHAEFFGFYGISSKFAAIFGPFLFGLVGQLTGSSRNGIISLLVFFIGGIILLKFVNVEKGMADAKKQTPASVEVGVILK; from the coding sequence ATGAAGAAAAAAACCACGCTTAGCTGGGTGCTTTATGATTTTGGTAATTCTGCGTTTGCCACTACTGTTATGGCAGCGATTTTGCCTGTTTTTTATTATGATGTAGCCGCTGTCGGTGCAAACCAAGAGCTTGCAGCAAGTTTTTGGGGGTATTCACAATCCTTTGCGGTACTAATTGTTGCAATCCTTGCACCAATTTTAGGAGCGATCAGCGATTATTCAGCTGCTAAAAAGAAATTTTTGCGGTTTTTTGCTTACATGGGAATGATCGCTAGTATTTTACTTGCTTTCGTTGGAGAAGGGGATTACATATTTGCTTCTTTGCTATTAATCGTTGGGACGGTTGGATTTTCAGGTGGTAACGTATTCTATGATGCATTTTTACCAGAGATTGCAAAAGAAAAGGAAATAGATAAAGTCTCTGCTGCGGGATTTGCCTGGGGGTATATTGGCGGAGGGATATTATTAGCGATAAATATTTTAATGATTTTAAAGCATGATTGGTTTGGTATTCCTAACGCAACAGCAGCCAGTCAGATTGCTTTTGTAACCGTGGGCGTTTGGTGGTTTATCTTTTCACTTCCGCTTTTCCGTAATATTCAAGAAGAGAAAAAACATACAGAGAAACGAGATAGATCTTATGTCGCTATTGGTTTTTCCCGTGTTTCTTCTACATTTAAAGATTTAAAGCATTATAAGCAATTATTAATTTTTTTATTAGCTTTTTGGTTGTACAATGATGGTATTTCAACGATTATCAAAATGGCAACGATCTATGGTCGAGATATTGGTATTGATGGAAATAGCTTAATAATCGCCTTATTGATTACGCAGTTTGTTGGTATACCTTGTACTTTTTTCTTTGGTTGGCTAGCAAAGAAAATAACAGCCAAAAAAGCTTTAGTACTTTCTTTATATGTATATACTGGGATTGTTCTCCTCGGTTATTTCATGTCATCTGCCTTGCATTTTTATTTGTTAGCTATTTGTGTAGGGATAGTTCAAGGAGGAGCGCAGTCTTTGAGTCGCTCTATTTATGGACGAATGGTTCCAGAACATAAACACGCTGAATTTTTCGGGTTTTACGGCATCTCTTCTAAATTTGCCGCCATCTTCGGTCCATTTTTATTTGGATTAGTGGGGCAACTTACTGGTTCTAGTCGGAATGGAATCATTTCTTTATTAGTATTTTTTATCGGTGGTATTATTTTATTGAAATTTGTTAATGTTGAAAAAGGTATGGCAGATGCCAAAAAACAAACTCCTGCTTCCGTAGAAGTTGGAGTTATCTTAAAATAG
- the fumC gene encoding class II fumarate hydratase, whose translation MDYRVEKDTLGEIHVPKEKYWGAQTQRSKQNFPIGKETMPLEIIKAFAILKKSAAHANKELGLMEAQKAAAIEVAANQIVNGELTEHFPLVVWQTGSGTQSNMNVNEVIAHVGNKWLKEQGSDLTLHPNDDVNKSQSSNDTYPTAMHIAFVLKLEDKVLPALRTLKDTLKIKMDKFQDIVKIGRTHLQDATPLTLGQEISGWHRMLEKSEMMIEQSTGYLKELAIGGTAVGTGLNAHPEFSERVCKEINQATGKNFISAPNKFHALTSHDESVYAHGALKALAGDLMKIANDVRWLASGPRCGIGEITIPANEPGSSIMPGKVNPTQSEAVTMVATQVMGNDAAIGFAASQGNFELNVFKPVIAYNFLQSCELLADSMLSFDERCAQGIEPNLENIDKNLKDSLMLVTALNPHIGYENAAKIAKTAFEDNATLKDTAVKLGLLTEEQFDQYVNPKEMTYPK comes from the coding sequence ATGGATTATCGTGTAGAAAAAGATACGCTTGGGGAAATTCATGTACCAAAAGAGAAATATTGGGGAGCGCAAACACAAAGAAGTAAACAAAATTTTCCGATTGGTAAAGAGACAATGCCGTTAGAAATTATTAAAGCGTTTGCGATTTTGAAAAAAAGTGCTGCTCATGCTAATAAGGAACTAGGTTTAATGGAGGCGCAAAAAGCAGCAGCGATTGAGGTTGCAGCGAATCAAATTGTTAATGGTGAATTGACAGAACACTTTCCGTTAGTCGTTTGGCAGACAGGAAGTGGTACACAATCGAATATGAACGTAAATGAAGTTATTGCACATGTAGGAAATAAATGGTTAAAAGAACAGGGAAGTGATTTGACTTTACATCCGAATGATGATGTGAATAAGTCCCAGAGTTCGAACGATACGTATCCAACAGCGATGCATATTGCATTTGTTCTTAAGCTGGAGGATAAAGTATTACCAGCTTTACGTACATTAAAAGATACATTAAAGATAAAAATGGACAAGTTCCAGGATATAGTAAAAATTGGTCGTACCCATTTACAAGATGCGACTCCACTCACTTTAGGGCAAGAAATTAGTGGCTGGCATCGCATGCTTGAAAAATCAGAAATGATGATTGAGCAAAGCACAGGCTATTTAAAAGAATTGGCAATTGGTGGAACTGCAGTAGGAACAGGGCTAAATGCCCATCCGGAATTCTCGGAACGTGTATGTAAAGAGATCAATCAAGCAACAGGTAAAAACTTTATCTCTGCACCAAATAAATTTCACGCTTTAACGAGTCATGATGAATCTGTTTATGCTCACGGTGCTTTGAAAGCGTTAGCTGGAGATTTAATGAAAATAGCAAATGATGTGCGCTGGCTTGCGAGTGGTCCAAGATGTGGTATCGGTGAAATAACGATACCAGCAAATGAGCCAGGAAGTTCTATTATGCCTGGAAAAGTAAATCCAACACAAAGTGAAGCAGTCACGATGGTTGCGACCCAAGTAATGGGAAATGATGCAGCTATTGGTTTTGCTGCAAGTCAGGGGAATTTTGAATTGAACGTATTCAAACCCGTAATCGCTTATAACTTCTTACAATCTTGTGAGCTCCTTGCTGACAGCATGCTATCTTTTGATGAGCGTTGCGCCCAAGGAATTGAACCAAATTTAGAAAATATTGACAAGAACCTAAAAGATTCTTTAATGCTTGTAACTGCATTAAATCCACATATCGGTTATGAGAATGCAGCTAAAATAGCTAAGACTGCTTTTGAAGATAATGCTACGTTGAAAGATACAGCAGTGAAATTAGGTTTGCTTACAGAAGAACAGTTTGATCAGTATGTTAACCCGAAAGAAATGACATATCCGAAATAA
- a CDS encoding alpha/beta-type small acid-soluble spore protein yields the protein MARNNSNQLVVPGVQQALDQMKYEIAQEFGVNLGPETTSRANGSVGGEITKRLVQTAQQQLGPKA from the coding sequence ATGGCTAGAAACAATTCAAATCAGCTAGTCGTTCCTGGCGTACAGCAAGCTCTTGATCAAATGAAATATGAAATTGCTCAAGAATTTGGTGTTAACTTAGGTCCAGAGACTACTTCTCGTGCAAATGGATCAGTTGGTGGAGAAATTACGAAGCGACTTGTACAAACAGCACAACAGCAATTAGGACCAAAAGCTTAA